The Salvelinus sp. IW2-2015 linkage group LG32, ASM291031v2, whole genome shotgun sequence genome includes the window ATTTGTCAGTTCAGTCACAAATTACAGTAAGTCTTGAAACCAGCCTTTTGGGAGAATGCATTTTGCCCAAGCTGTCTGGTTCTTCTGAAACAGCTTGAAACCTGTTGCTAATATTAAAAAAATGAATGCCTAAGTCCACAGAGAAATATTGTGGGTTTAACTGGACTGTTTCTGTTGGACAGAAAAGGGGATAAATCAAGCTCGCCTTCACTCGGAGGTGGGAGATGGGCCTATGCCACTGGTTCAGATCTATTGGGACTGCATGGGACTCTGAATGCACTGCAGAAGTAGTCTTCGTTTTTATGTCCCTGGAGGAATCTCATTCTGCCCCAGTTGCtgatcttttttatttattattgtgaAAATAGAACACATGAGAGGTttggaatggaatagaatattTGAGAATAGACAATRGAATATTTGAGAATAGRCAWTGTATCCCTGAAGAACCCCATTCCTCAATTACATGGTTTACTAAGCTCTATAGGTCACCCTTCAATTCTAACTTTGTAATTTGTTTGGCAGATGGAGATCTCATTTAGGGTTGCTTACAGCCTTATTATGCATCAAGCTTGTATATTTAGACATCTAACTGGACTATACTAATTGTACATTTATATGAATGATTTAAGGGTAATACCAAAACACAAGCCAGATGGGGAAAAAATACCATAACTAGTTTAGTTTTTTATATCATGTAATAATTGATGTGAATGCAGTTGTGATTTCTACTGAAATAAAGGCCAAAATGGGTCAAAAATACCAAAACTGATGTGAGCTTGTATAGTTTTAACATCTCATTCTTTCAAAATGGTAAAGTCTACGGTTCTAGACTAACCCCTGCCAATGGGTAAGAATATAATTGGGTGGAGTGCACAAGTGGCAAATTGAAGAATATAGTATACTTTTAAACCACCACAGTTTCATGTGTGTCCCCAATTTGGTCAGCTTTACTGGAATATTCTTCACTTCTCCAATACCATGAAATgaagtataaaataaaaatgtaaaaatatatatttgtaatcttAAATTAAACCATCCAAAATAATATATTTGGTTTGGACAAAACTAAGTCAATGGTCACAGTCAAAATCATGTGTCCCTTGAACAGCTGCAATGGGAGAGAGTCAAAATCTTAACAGGCATGAATAGATTTTTATAATCCATAGTATAACAAACATTAAACCAGTCCAGGAAGTTATTCCAAGCGGCTAATTACACTCTTCTTGTGTAAAGAGTGATGATGTCACACCAAAAGCTACTGCCTAGTGATCTAGCTCCACTGTACAATCAATCACACAGGGAACTAAGTCCTTGTGGCTCAGAAGGGAAAACACTGCCTTGAATGGTAGGCTACCATTAAATTACCATGAATGAACATCACTTGAACTGTACTTTTAGTTTCTTCTAAGCTGTAGCCTAACGTATTATTTATGTCATTCTTtgcaggcaacaaaataggacacAACTCCCTTGATGTATATGAATTGTCATTCTTGATGTTGCAATATTAAAACTTGAGTTGACTGAATCAATGGWACTCAAAGACGGCTCTGAGTTTACAGCCAAGTTTTTATATCACTGTGCTATTTGGAAGAAAACAAGTATGTMATTCTTCCAATAAAACTTTCAAACGCGCTAAGCAAAATAAGCAAAATAAGCAATAAGCAAAAAACAGAAACGATAGGGTAAATCACTGAAGCACTTTGCTTCAGTTCATTTCCAAATGGCAAAGAAAATGATGACCCTCTTGAGTTTTTTTCAACTTGGCACTTATTTTATtctagggggaggggggagagtgcACAGGCAGTAGATTTGGCCACTGAACAAGTGTAATCCTTCCATTACAATGAACATGGCAAGAAACACTAGGCACAGGAGACCTCAGACCAGGAAAATGACTTGCGATACTGTAGTTGGAAAACCTGAGACTATCTAAATCAGTGTTTGGTCTCTTCCTGACAAGGTTTTGTTGTTCAAGGGCATGAGCCTGATCCAATTTCAAATAAGAGCAGAAAGTTAACTGCATCATGGACTGATAACTAATACAATATAATCGGGAACAACAAGCATGGCATTGTGATGCTGACAACCAACTGAGTGAAGTCATGAAGAAGACACCTTGctattacagtaatataaagGATATAATCCTAACTTGACCTAAATGTAATGCAATTTGATTTCCAATAAATACGCATGCAATAAACAATGTTACAAGTAGCATACAAATGATATAATGTTGACATTAACACCTTAGACACTGTTTACCATATGCTCCTTGAGCAATGACAGATTATAAAAACCGTGGCCAAGGCAGAGGCATGTCGcagtagagtgagagagggacTGAACAGAGTACGCAGAGAAGGGAATTGTACAACTTTGAACAGGCTCATCTGAGACTTTCTGAATTGCGGGTAAGACATTGGCTATTCAACAATGTATTTTGGATCAAACGTTCATGTTATATTTTGAATCCAATCAAGGAAGTGATAGTTTGAATAGTATAGTTAtttgccaaaacattttttaaagaattaaTGTGATCTTTCTACCTTTGCGTTTTTATTCAAGAGCATGACATAATTATCCAGAGTAATGTAGGCTACCTGTTTTATTTCAAACGAGActgttattttctttgtttttctttacagTACGTGACTAAACTGGAGAAGAATGAAAGGCATGTGCTATTTTACCAATGTGGTCCTGTTCTGCATAGCCAGTGGAGCAAGTGGATGGCTCATCCATAACTCGACAGAATCCACTTCAATAGCCAATTTCACCGACATGAACTCAACGTTAAACGCGCAGGTGTCTGCGCTCACCCCCAAGTCTAGACGGAAACGCTGGATTTCACAAAGCGACATGCTTACCATCCTTGACTATCACAATAAAGTCCGAGCAAACGTCTTTCCACCTGCTGCAAATATGGAGTATATGGTGAGTGCAAGTTTTTAATTGAGATTCAATTGAAAATGTTTTACATGCTAAACTACTAGGCTACTTTTTATTTGAGATTTGTTGGCGTAATGTTGCCTTTGTAATTTGATCTGATAATTTACTGTATAACTTTTTTTGCCAATTAAAATGTAGGTATGCATCATGAGTCATGTGGCTACTATGGCTTGGTCTATGGCTCACCCTGCTGGAAACATAAGGTTACTACATAAAATCAGTGTGCTCATGGTCACAGaataatatattattttgttgggggggggggggggcgttctgGCATCTATTCGATATCATTGCAAAAAGCTTTACTGTTTCTATTGGGTATCAACATATAACTGATGAGCAGTTTTGTGCATTTTGTATTCATACAAGGTAATTCAGGTAGATATTTATGAGAGCAGCTCACAATGCATGGCTTTTGTGCACTTTTAGGTTCAATCCCAATGAATGCATTATCATGTCTGCAACACATACAGGTGTGGGATGAAGGCCTTGCCAGATCTGCTGAAGCCTGGGCAGCCACGTGTCTCTGGGAACATGGACCACCATTTCTACTGAGATACCTGGGACAGAACCTGTCGGTCAGAACAGGGGGGTATGTAAAGCCTGGGATGTGTCAATCATATATCAACTGACCACGTGTTGAtacaatattttatttgtttttattgattgAGGGGGATCCGAGCAATGCCATCTTTGAGTCCAACCTCATGCAATGTTGACTATGGCACAAAATGAATGTACTTGATGTGTTTCTTCCAGATATCGCTCCATTCTGCAGCTGGTCAAACCTTGGTATGACGAAGTCAATGATTACATGTTTCCATACCCTCGTGACTGCAACCCCAGGTGTCCTATGAGGTGCTCTGCACCGATGTGTACACATTACACTCAGGTACAGTAGCCATCTAGGCACTTCAGATTTGGGAATCTTTGGGGTAGTCTTCTCCTGACGAAGACCCTGATGAAGGTCTATTGACCTAAACATTGCTTCTACGAGATGAATTCAATCGTTTGTGCAGTATTCAGGATAACCAGGGTGCTGGAGTTTCTTCTTTTTCAGGAAAGTATTTTTATCCTCAAAAGACTTCTCTGACTGATATTCAGATGGTGTGGGCTACAACGAACAGAGTTGGGTGTGCAGTTCAAACGTGCTATAACATGGTTGTCTGGGGAGCCATGTGGAGACAAGCAACATACCTGGTCTGTAATTATTCCCCAAAGTGAGTCCTGCTTAATACCTTAACAAGCTCCACTTATCACAGCTGAATGATTGATATCCTCTCTCTTACATTTCAGAAACACATTGTCAGACCGAATGAGAACAGATTTATAGGTGTTCACGTAAACTGATGTCATTATGAAAGTATCAAGGCTATTTTATGCAAAATAAAAAGTATAGCTGCTATTATGCTTTAGATTTGTGAAATGGGAAATGACAACTACATTAATTCAAATTGGAAAATGATCTGTTTAATGCCCAAGGGAGCATCTTTCAACTACAACAAGAATGACACATTATTACTCTTTCTTTTCCAGGGGGAACTGGGTAGGAGAACCTCCCTACAGAGTTGGCATCCCATGTTCAGCATGCCCAC containing:
- the pi15b gene encoding peptidase inhibitor 15, which gives rise to MKGMCYFTNVVLFCIASGASGWLIHNSTESTSIANFTDMNSTLNAQVSALTPKSRRKRWISQSDMLTILDYHNKVRANVFPPAANMEYMVWDEGLARSAEAWAATCLWEHGPPFLLRYLGQNLSVRTGGYRSILQLVKPWYDEVNDYMFPYPRDCNPRCPMRCSAPMCTHYTQMVWATTNRVGCAVQTCYNMVVWGAMWRQATYLVCNYSPKGNWVGEPPYRVGIPCSACPPSYGGSCSNNLCFPAITSNYMYWFK